The sequence below is a genomic window from Lolium perenne isolate Kyuss_39 chromosome 4, Kyuss_2.0, whole genome shotgun sequence.
ATGACACTTTCCAAAACCCAGACGTCCGCTTTATAAGACATTCTGCTGATTGCCTATTCAGTTGCAGCTAGCCCTTACTTTAAAGAAGAAAATAAGATACCTATGGCTTGATTTATATTGTTACGCTTATTTGATAATTTCTAAATTTTAAGAatatttgaaaattttcaaattttaaaaaatatttaaaaaggTTAGTTTATGATACTTGGGTGCCACATCATCACTATGCGTGGACCCAGGCGTCATATTTGTTGTTAACAAGCCTAATCCTAGATTTAGAACTCTTTGCAACCAACTACACGTAAAGTTGATGTTTTCTACAAAAGATACGAAGAGTAAGTAGTTTGTGCAACAGAGACAACAATAGTAAGTGGTTGGTGCAATTTTATTGCGTTGATCCTGGTATAAAAATCTTGATTGGTCCTCATCTATAAATACAAACAAACGAATATGAGTTACTACAATTTATGGTCCCAGTTACTCCTGCTTCCTGCTCCCTTCGTTCCAAATGAGATATAGATCCATTTACATATTAAAATACGTCTAAATACATTGACGTCCATGTAAATTACAAAACTTATTTAAACATAGGTATTAAATGGTAAGTATTTCCTCCTTTCGAAAAGATGATGCATGGTTAAAGTTAAACTTCTTAAAATTTATTCAACTATATAAAAAAGATGTCTACACTCATAGTCTTATATCAATATGGTTAGAATCTCGATCGTGAAAAACACTTTCATTTTATGTGCATTTGGTATTTATATATTAAAATGTTTCTCTATATAGTTAGTCAAATTTTAATATTTTTCGATAAAAAACACATATTAATACCGCAAAAATACCaaatacacccagcctctgcagcaACGTATTGCCCTAACAaccaaaaaaaagaagaaaaaatacgAAAGATAAAAGTCTCGCTaccgggatttattttttgaagcagCAGTAGTACCAGCCCCTGCTCCAAATCATAAATCACCAAGCCAATTCATTATTGCCACGAAGAGtcaaatcttcattgttttgaattTAACTGTGACTAAAAACTATATTCATCCTATTTTTTTTTGAAGGAGGGAGTATTACCTCAAATCATGGCAAAAATACTCCATTTCTCAGCAAAACATGACCAATACAGAATTACATCGTATCATTTTTATGACCGATGCACTAATTGTTTCCCAAAGATTACAGACGCAGATGTTTTTATAGTATTACAAAGTAAAACTGATGTTCATGCATTGACTAGTACGGAGTAGAAATTTAAAATGACATAGTTGCCAAAACAAAAATGACGAGGATGTGTTGATGCAGGGGATGGTGCTGCTAACGCTGTCCGTGACGGTGGAAGCTCTGAAGCCGCCGTCGTGCGACGGCAAGGTCTGCCCGCCGCCGTCGGCGCTGCAGGTGGGCGTCTACTTCGGCGGCCTGTACATCATCGCCTTCGGCAATGGTGGGACCAAGCCCAACATCTCGACGATCGGCGCGGACCAGTTCGACGACTTCGACCCCCGCGAGAGGTCCCACAAGCTCTCCTTCTTCAACTGGTGGATGTTCACCATCTTCGTCGGCATCCTCTTCTCCTCCACGGTCCTCGTCTACCTCCAGGACAACGTCAGCTGGTCCGTCGGCTACGGCATCCCCACCCTCGGCCTCATCGCCTCCATCTGCATCTTCCTCGCCGGCACGCCCGTGTACCGCCACAAGGTGCCGCAGGGCAGCGCGTTCACGCGCATGGGCAAGGTGATCGCCGCCGCGCTCCGCAAGTGGCGTGTCCCCGTGCCGGCCGACGCCAAGGAGCTGCACGAGCTGGAGCTCGAGGCGTACACGAAGAAGCGCAAGTTcaggatggactccaccaacgcCATGGGATTCCTCAACAAGGCCGCCGTGAATGACCCGTCGTCGGCGAAGTGGAGCCTGTGCACGGTGACGCAGGTGGAGGAGACGAAGCAGATCGTGAAGCTGATCCCGATACTCGTGACCATGTTCGTGCCGTGCACGCTGATCGCGCAGACCAACACCCTGTTCGTGAAGCAGGGCACGACCATGGACCGGCACATGGGCACCGGCACCTTCCAGATCCCGCCGGCCAGCCTCGGCGCGTTCGTCACGCTCACCATGCTCATCGCCGTCCCCCTCTACGATCGGGTCTTCGTCAAGGCCGTGCGGAGGTACACCAGGAACCCGAGAGGAATCAGCATCCTGACGAGGATGGGCATCGGGCTGGCGGTCCAGGTGCTGACGATGGCAACGGCGTCCGTGATCGAGAGCCGGCGGCTGAGCTACGCGCGGAGCCACGGGCTTGACGCGACGGACGCGCCGCTGCCGCTCACCATCTTCGTGCTGCTGCCGCAGTTCGT
It includes:
- the LOC127325697 gene encoding protein NRT1/ PTR FAMILY 5.2; this translates as MAVAEGSLAVEDGTGGKGGAAAEYTRDGSVDLRGNPVLRSKRGGWTACSFIVVYELFERMAYYGIASNLVIYLTEKLHQGTVEASNNVTNWSGTVFLTPLLGAYVADAYLGRYWTFVVGSVIYFMGMVLLTLSVTVEALKPPSCDGKVCPPPSALQVGVYFGGLYIIAFGNGGTKPNISTIGADQFDDFDPRERSHKLSFFNWWMFTIFVGILFSSTVLVYLQDNVSWSVGYGIPTLGLIASICIFLAGTPVYRHKVPQGSAFTRMGKVIAAALRKWRVPVPADAKELHELELEAYTKKRKFRMDSTNAMGFLNKAAVNDPSSAKWSLCTVTQVEETKQIVKLIPILVTMFVPCTLIAQTNTLFVKQGTTMDRHMGTGTFQIPPASLGAFVTLTMLIAVPLYDRVFVKAVRRYTRNPRGISILTRMGIGLAVQVLTMATASVIESRRLSYARSHGLDATDAPLPLTIFVLLPQFVLMGLADAFLVVGKIEFFYDQAPESMKSLGTALSLTAYGVGNVFSSFLLSLVSRVTRERGNPWVTNNLNASHLDYYYAFLTVLAAANFLVFAALARRYRYRVESTETIDVDMDVKKVQREADEKIHLEPIVA